The DNA window TCTGAGTGGGAAGGTTCACAAAGTGATTACTGGGTACTGCATAGTCAGGGAAGGAGAAGAAATTACAGGGTATGAAATCACTGAGGTAAAATTTAGACAGCTTAAAGATGAGGAAATAGAGTGGTATGTTTCCACGGGAGAACCACTTGATAAAGCCGGGGCTTATGGTATCCAAGGAAAGGGTGGGGTTCTGATTGAATGGATAAAAGGAGATTATTACAATGTAGTTGGATTTCCAATGAAGATAATTGTGGAGCTTAGGAAATTGGGCTTTAAGCTTTCATAAAAGTTCTGAGAAAAGCAAATCTTCTTTTTTACCACCTGCTTTCTGAAAAGCCTTTAGACTCCATCTAATATTTCCCACGTCCTTGGGTTGATGAGCATCGCTTCCAAAAATAAGTTTTACTCCTCTTTTTACGCATAGCTTTATAAAATCCAGCTCAGGGCTCCTAT is part of the Thermococcus sp. MV5 genome and encodes:
- a CDS encoding Maf family nucleotide pyrophosphatase codes for the protein MRLILASQSPRRREILAKFFDSFDIIPSAVSEDSTAENPVEHAIEVAKRKALDVYTRYGGVVIGADTIVVLDNMILGKPRNKEEAKEMLRSLSGKVHKVITGYCIVREGEEITGYEITEVKFRQLKDEEIEWYVSTGEPLDKAGAYGIQGKGGVLIEWIKGDYYNVVGFPMKIIVELRKLGFKLS